In the Anaerolineales bacterium genome, GGCGGATTAAACGCGCGGGGCGTGATGATGAACAAGTACCTCGCCGAATTGCTCCCGATCGCGATCCGCCAGTTCCTGGTCGGATTCTCCCCGGCGGCGGCGGGCGTTTTTTACCTCCTGTTCCTGACGGCGGCCGGCGCGCTCGGCGGAGGAGCCCGGCACGCGCTCGGGCGCGGAAGCGGCCGCTACCGGACGGCGCTTCAGGCGCACGCCCGGGATCGGATCGAGGCGCTTCCGTTCTACCGGACCGCGGTCGCGCACCCGGCCGCCAAGTATGTCCTCTACGGGCTTCTGCTTGCCGGGGTTCTGCTCCTCCCGCTCTTCGCCGGGCAATATTGGAACTACACCATCGGCACGGTGGGAATCTACGTCCTGCTCGGCCTCGGTTTGAACATCGTCGTCGGCCTGGCCGGATTGCTCGACCTCGGCTACGTGGCCTTCTTCGCCATCGGCGCCTACGCCATGGCGCTCCTCACCGCCCCCACGCCGCACAACCTGCTGTGGAATTTCTGGCTGGTGATCCCGATCGGGATCCTCCTCGCGGCGATCACCGGGATCCTCCTCGGCGCGCCGGTCCTGCGGATGCGCGGGGATTACTTGGCGATCGTCACCCTCGGCTTCGGCGAGATCATCCGCATCCTTTCCAAAAGCGACGACCTGACGCCGTTCACCAACGGGCCGAAGGGCGTTCCCTCCGTCGGCGGTCCTACGTTCTTCGGATTGAACGTCAATAACAACATCGCCTTCGTGTATCTGATCTTCCTCTCGGTGATCCTGGTCATCTTTGTCACCAACCGATTGCAGAATTCGCGCGTCGGACGGGCCTGGGAGGCGATGCGCGAGGACGAAACGGTCTCGCGGGCGATGGGCATCAACACCCTCACCCAGAAGCTGCTGGCCTTCGCCATCGGCGCGGCCTTCGCCGGCCTGGGCGGGGCGCTGTTCGCCTCGCGCAACCAGTTCACCGGCCCGGAGGATTTCAACTTGATGGTCTCGATCAACGTCGTTTCGCTGGTCATCGTCGGCGGGATGGGCTCGATCCCGGGCGTGATTGCCGGCGCGCTCGTGCTCAAGGGTCTGCCGGAGATGATGCGCCAGCTCGAGGACTACCGCATCATGGTCTTTGGCGCGCTGCTTGTGGTGATGATGCTGTGGCGCCCCGCCGGGCTGATCCCCTCCTCGCGGCGCAAAATGGAGACCGCCGCCGACAGCGGGGTGGTGGACACCACCGAACAAAAGGGGGTGAAATGACCTCCGCCCTGGAAACCCGAGCTCTGACCAAGACCTTCGGCGGCCTCACCGCCGTGAACGCCGTCGACCTGACGATTCCGGAGCACGGAATTTTCTCGATCATCGGCCCCAACGGTTCCGGCAAGACCACGTTCTACAACTGCATCACCGGATTCTACGAACCCGATTCGGGGCAAATCCGCTTTTTCGGGAAGGACATGACCGGATTGCCGCCGGACCAGGTGACCGCCCGCGGCATCGCCCGCACCTACCAGAACATCCGGCTGTTCGCCAACATGAGCGCGCTCGAAAATATCCTCGTCGGGCAGCACGCGCGCCTGCGCGGGAGCTGGCTCGAGGCGATCCTGCTCACCCCGCGCGTGGCCCGCGAGGAAAAGGACGCGGTCGAGAAGGCCCGCCGGCTGCTTGCCTTCGTCGGGCTGTCCGGCCTGGGCGACCACCAGGCGCGCAACCTGCCCTACGGCGCCCAACGCCGGCTGGAGATCGCCCGCGCCCTGGCCAGCGACCCGCGCATGCTGCTGCTCGACGAGCCGACCGCCGGGATGAACCCCAACGAGTCGATCGAGATGATGCAGTTCATCCGCCGCCTGCGCGACGAACTCGGCATTACCATCCTGCTGATCGAGCACGACATGCGGGTGGTGATGGGAATCAGCGAGCGGATCGCGGTCCTGGATTACGGCGCCAAGATCGCCGAGGGAACCCCGGCCGAGATCCAGGGCAATCCGCGCGTGATCGAAGCCTACCTTGGAAGCGGCGCGGCCTCCGGGATCAAACCCGTCGTCCGCCAATTGGAGTGAGCGCGAGGACCCCATACCCATGCTCGATATCCGCGACATCCACACCTATTACGGCAACATTCACGCGCTTAAGGGCGTCTCGCTCACCGTCGAGGAAGGCGAGATCGTCACCCTGATCGGCTCGAACGGCGCCGGCAAAACCACCACCTTGCGCTCGATCTGCGGCCTGCAGCGCCCCCGCCAGGGATCGATCCTACTCCACGGGGAGGACCTTTGCGCCTACAAGCCCCACCAGGTGGTGGGCAAGGGCGTAGCGATGGTTCCCGAAGGCCGCGGGATCTTCGCCCGCTTGACGGTGGCGGAAAACCTCGACCTCGGCGCCTACAACCGCACCGACCGGCGCGGCATCCAGGAGGACCTGGAGTACGTGTTCACCATCTTCCCGCGCCTCCGCGAACGCACCCGCCAAGTGGCCGGCACCCTCTCGGGCGGCGAGCAGCAGATGCTCGCCACGGGGCGGGCGCTGATGGCGCGGCCCAAGCTGCTGCTGATGGACGAACCCTCGATGGGGCTGGCTCCGCTGTTGGTCGATGCGATCTTCGAGGTGATCCGGACGATCAACGACAAGGGGACCACCATCCTGCTGGTCGAGCAGAACGCCCTGATGGCGCTGTCGGTGGCGGGCCGCGGCTACGTAATCCAAACCGGCGAGATCGTCCTGGCCGACACCGCGCAGAATCTAAAAAACAACGAGATGGTCCGCAAGGCGTATTTGGGGGTGGAATAAGGATCACCCCCAACCCCCTTCCCCCTCTCCCTCCGCACCTCTACCCCCTGCATCCTCTTCCCCTCTCCTGCGGTTATCACAGGAGAGGGGAAGGGGACGGAGGGGAAGGGGTGAGGAATGAGAGAGCGGCGCAGGTGGGGAGACAAGGACCAGGAGAGATAAATCATGGCGGACGCACTCAGCCGCAGCGCGAAAAAAATCCAGGAGGCGCTGAAAAAAATGGGCGCGGCGTGCGAAGTCGTGGAACTGCCGGATTCCACCCGCACCGCAGCCGAGGCGGCGCAGGCCCTCGGCTGTGCGGTCGCGCAGATCGCCAAATCGATCGTCTTCCGGACGGCGGAATCCGGGAAGCCGGTGATGGTCATCGCCAGCGGCGCGAACCGGGTGAACGAGAAAAAGATCGCGGAATTGCTCGGCGAGGCGGTCGAGAAGGCCGATCCGGATTTCGTCCGCGAAACCACCGGTTTCTCGATCGGCGGCGTTCCACCCGTCGGGCACGCCGTCCCGATCCCGGTCTTTCTTGACGAGGACCTGCTGAAGCACGAAAGCATCTGGGCCGCCGCCGGAACCCCGCGCTCGGTTCTGAAAACCACCGGGGAGAATCTGGCGAAACTCACCCGCGGAAAAGTGACGTCGGTCAAGTGACCAGCCCCCGTTAGATCCGATCCGCCTCAGCCCCCCTGCCCTGAGTAAAAACGCTCGATATCCTTGATAAAGCGGACAGTCCGCTCGTTGATCCGTTTGGTCAGCGCCTCCAAACTGCGGAAATCCGGATTCTCCGACAAACCGTACTCTTATAGGGTTTGAAAAAAGCCAATTACCGCCGCCAGAGTCGGCAGCCCCGTCTACGTTCACAACAGGGCAGGCTTGAGAACACTGCACCTCGAAGCCCCGCCCCGGTGGTCAGGCCGGGTGCAGGCCCCGTTTCCCCCTTCTGATTCTTATGGAGAAAACGGGGCAGGCCCCCGCTGCGCGAGGGCAAGCTTTACCTTCACACTTTCAGGATTCAGGACAGGCTGCCGGGCGAGGCCGGGGGAGCGCTCCTGCCGGTTCTGGTCGTTCGAATTTGTATCCCGATAGAGGAATAGTCTCCTCGGTCTCCATCCCCCCAATTTCAACTCCCCCCATCCAATAGGGATGGGGGAGTAGGGCCTTTCCCTGAAATGACGGAACCCATGGGGGAAGGGTATTCGAACCGTATCCGTTAGGAAGCATACATTTCCCCAGATCCTTCGAGGAGAACACCTTGGCTTAATTTTCGTATGGTTTTTCTATCGCAATTGCTTAGCATCCCGCCATCATCCAATCCTCACTCCCCTACCCCTTCACCCCTCCCCCCCCTTCTGGCATAAGCCAGGAGAGGGGGAAGGGGACCGGGGATAGAGGTGAGGATGGAAAACGGCCGGTTATCCTTTCAATAGTAGACTGGCTGAGCAATTACTTTTTATCAAGACAAATATTTCCACCCCCACGGCAGAAACCTTTCAGGGCAACTCACTGTCATAGGCATTGGCTTTGAAGGTAAAAAACATGTCCATGTCTCCGGAATACAGCGCTCCGGAGATGGAATATCGGGGACGCCGGTTCTTAACATGCGTTTTCAATTGCAGAATGTATTCCATCAATCCCCGGTATGCCTGCAGAACGGTTCCCTTTTTCATATGTTTTCGGTATTCGGTCATTGCCAGATGAAAGGTTTTCATCGTTTTCCCTTTCTCCGCCTTGGCATTCTCCAAGGCAAGTTGAGGCGTTCACGCTTGGAAGGGGGAAAGGCCGCAGCCCCGTCCGGCCCAGGTCCGGACGGCCTTTCGAGACGGCTGTCGGACCGCTCCCGGTGCGGGAAGCGGCCTTCCAAAGCCTTGATCGCCGCCCGCGCGAATTCCGCCACGGTAGCCGCAACGAAATTCTAAATCGGCTTGCGGGGATCAGGGGCACTCCGTCCTCAGCCCCGCCAAACGGGGATTGTCGGCCAAAACAGCCGCCGGAGAAAACCGCCCCGCCCCAAATCCGCCAGCAAGCTGCTGAAAACGGCGCGGGATGTCGAAGCCTCCCCGGCCCAGCCCCATCCTACCCGACTTTCTTTTTCTACCCCGAAAGGGCATATATCATCCGGTCGGACATGTACCCGCATCCCAGGAGGAAAGCCAGAACCGCATCCGTCCACGAGATTTGCCGTGAAATGAAAAAAAGATGGTAGATGGTAGACGGCGGCGGCCAGGGGGATGCAGACCAAAGCCCCGTTCACCACCCCGGGAGATTATCCTTTTTGGATGACGGCTCCGCGGATGTGCAGAAGCGCGTTGGCGAAGAAGCATCCGAACACCGAAATCCCGAAGATTCGGTTGGCGTTCCGGAACACCGCGCCGAGGATGCAAAGCAGATAAAAAACGGCGTTGACCACGACGCGAAAGAGGGGCGTGAACAAATGGGACGCCCTGGGCAGAAGTCAATTAAACGCGCCGGCGAATCCCGCGGGGCAGATATATTCTTCGAGAATGTGGAAGGCGCCCGCGACGGTCAGCGAATAGAACAGCCGG is a window encoding:
- a CDS encoding ABC transporter ATP-binding protein, which translates into the protein MTSALETRALTKTFGGLTAVNAVDLTIPEHGIFSIIGPNGSGKTTFYNCITGFYEPDSGQIRFFGKDMTGLPPDQVTARGIARTYQNIRLFANMSALENILVGQHARLRGSWLEAILLTPRVAREEKDAVEKARRLLAFVGLSGLGDHQARNLPYGAQRRLEIARALASDPRMLLLDEPTAGMNPNESIEMMQFIRRLRDELGITILLIEHDMRVVMGISERIAVLDYGAKIAEGTPAEIQGNPRVIEAYLGSGAASGIKPVVRQLE
- a CDS encoding ABC transporter ATP-binding protein is translated as MLDIRDIHTYYGNIHALKGVSLTVEEGEIVTLIGSNGAGKTTTLRSICGLQRPRQGSILLHGEDLCAYKPHQVVGKGVAMVPEGRGIFARLTVAENLDLGAYNRTDRRGIQEDLEYVFTIFPRLRERTRQVAGTLSGGEQQMLATGRALMARPKLLLMDEPSMGLAPLLVDAIFEVIRTINDKGTTILLVEQNALMALSVAGRGYVIQTGEIVLADTAQNLKNNEMVRKAYLGVE
- a CDS encoding YbaK/EbsC family protein, which produces MADALSRSAKKIQEALKKMGAACEVVELPDSTRTAAEAAQALGCAVAQIAKSIVFRTAESGKPVMVIASGANRVNEKKIAELLGEAVEKADPDFVRETTGFSIGGVPPVGHAVPIPVFLDEDLLKHESIWAAAGTPRSVLKTTGENLAKLTRGKVTSVK